The sequence GAGACATTTTCCCAAAGAATGATGGGGGATGGATTTGCAATTGAACCCACTTCTTCGCACATCTATGCTCCCATTAATGCAAAAGTCGATTTTGTTTTTCAAACCAACCATGCTGTTGGGTTAAGGACAGATGACGGGAAGGAGATTTTAATACATGTGGGCGTAGACACAGTTCGCCTAGAGGGCAAAGGGTTTACTGCTCATATTAAAGAAGGGCAAAGGGTAAAAGCAGGCGATCTGTTATTAACCGTTGATTTTGATTCGATTCAAGCACAGGTCCCATCAACAGATATCATTTTGATTTTTACAAGTGGTGAAGCTTGTACCGTGAACAATCCTGACAGTAAAGTTGACGCTCGGCAGGAAAATATTATCCAACTTTCAAAATAAAGACCGTTCTCGCTTTCTCCTATTTGTGAGTGAGCGAGATTTTTCGCATATTCATTTAGAATGGATT is a genomic window of Shouchella clausii containing:
- a CDS encoding PTS sugar transporter subunit IIA, which produces MFGLFNKKSNTFVSPASGTIKLIDQVKDETFSQRMMGDGFAIEPTSSHIYAPINAKVDFVFQTNHAVGLRTDDGKEILIHVGVDTVRLEGKGFTAHIKEGQRVKAGDLLLTVDFDSIQAQVPSTDIILIFTSGEACTVNNPDSKVDARQENIIQLSK